AAGCTGGGCCTAATGGAGGTCCAGGAGTAGCGCTTCCACCTTCGATAAGAACTTCGACTGTATCTTTAGCCATCAGTCAGCCTCCTTTTGAATTATTCTAATTTGATCAGCTTTAACAGTAACTGGAATAGGTACTGCTGCCTCTATTAACTCAAGGACGACTTCTTCACGTGATTCATCAATACGAACCACTTTCGCCCTTTCACCTTTGAACGGACCAGAAATAAGCTCAACAATACTTCCTTTTTGAATTGAGGAAATAATTGGCTCTGGTTTTAAGAATCTTTTTGCTTCTTCGAAGGTAATTCCGACACTACCTTCTACAACCCCTCTTAAATGTTGTACTTTTAAATCAGGGTTTCTCAGATCTATTTTTGTTGAAGATTCAACCAAAATATATCCTTTTAAAGATTCTGGGACAAGAATTGAGGAAATACCTATGCCATCAATAGTTCTGGCTTTACGAGCCAGAAGTCTAGCTACATTCCTTTCTTGACCTGCAGAGGTCTTAAGAGCATATATGGAACTATTAGATTCTTCCATGAAAAATTCACCTATTTTAATATTTGACTAAGTTAATGAAGTTCCACAAATGTGGTTCTTAGGTAATTCACAGATGTGAAAATTTACTAAGCTATCCCCCCACTTCAAGGGTTAATAAATCTATTTTGATTAATTCAGCTAAAAACTCAAATAAATCTTTAGTTTTTTTAATCCAAAAAGATAAATTCATACATTAAGTTAAAAGTTATTATAAAAGCCATAATTATTCAAGAAGATAAAAATTCTTGAAAATTAGAATTCTATAATATGAATATCTATAACTTTAATAGTATATAAATGTTATCGAAAAAATAGACTTTTGAAATAAAATAAAGTATTACAAAAAATTTTATTATAAAAATGGGATCAAAAAAATGAAAAATTGGTTTTTAGATACCAATCAAGGAACCTAATAATACAATAACAAAACCAATAACACCTATTATGAGAACCCCAATAGATACTACCTTAGCTAATTCTCTGTATTCCTTTGCGTCAGGTTTTCTAGATACTTTTAATACTCTTTTACTGTCTTTTATAAATTTATCAAAACTTTCTTGTACATTCATTTTAAATACCCAAAATAAAAAAATTATGAAGAATCATAATTTAATGAATTATAATAAAATAATAGTAATATAATAATTTATAATTTGAACATTAATAAATGTTTGCATTTATTAAAAAAAATAAGTAAATGGAATTAGAAAATTCCATCAATGAAATCATCTAATTGGTCATTTGCAGATTCTGTTTCAGCAGATTCCTCAGAGTAATCAACATCTGGTTCATTACCAGGTTCAGAATTAGCATCGATACCTGAAACAACCACAGTAGTCCTAACCATATTTTGGAGACTTTCATCAATTTGAGTACCCCAAATAATATTAGCTTCAGGATCTAATTTATCAGCAACAACTTGAACTATTTTTTCAGCTTCATGTAATGTTAAATCTGAACTACCAGATATGTTAACTAAAGCTCCAGTTGCATTTGATATATCAATATCTAATAATGGACTGCTTAATGCTTCATGTACGGACTCTAAAGCTCTGTCGCCAGAATCAGATTCACCCATACCAATCATAGCCATTCCGGAACCACTCATGATACTTCTAATATCTGCAAAGTCTAAACTTACAAGACCTTTCTTGGTAATCAGTTCTGTAATTCCTTTAACTGCTCTTCCTAAGATTTCGTCAGAAACCATGAATGCTTTATTTAAAGGCAAGTTTGGAGCAACTTCCAATAATTTATCATTAGGAATTACAATAACAGTGTCAGCAGCTTCTTGGAGTTTTTCTAAACCTTGTTCTGCATTTTCTCTTCTTTTAATTCCTTCAGCAGAAA
Above is a window of uncultured Methanobrevibacter sp. DNA encoding:
- a CDS encoding transcription elongation factor Spt5 translates to MEESNSSIYALKTSAGQERNVARLLARKARTIDGIGISSILVPESLKGYILVESSTKIDLRNPDLKVQHLRGVVEGSVGITFEEAKRFLKPEPIISSIQKGSIVELISGPFKGERAKVVRIDESREEVVLELIEAAVPIPVTVKADQIRIIQKEAD
- a CDS encoding protein translocase SEC61 complex subunit gamma, whose product is MNVQESFDKFIKDSKRVLKVSRKPDAKEYRELAKVVSIGVLIIGVIGFVIVLLGSLIGI
- the ftsZ gene encoding cell division protein FtsZ, giving the protein MKIIDDAIKESEQRMEEKQPEKISSDIDEDLINIIQGVKTNIFVVGAGGAGNNTISRLNEMGIEGATTIAVNTDAQDLFYSQSSKKILLGRQTSKGLGAGGEPSVGEECAEESEDEIRDELEGADMVFVTCGLGGGTGTGSAPIIAKIAKKLGALTVAVATMPFSAEGIKRRENAEQGLEKLQEAADTVIVIPNDKLLEVAPNLPLNKAFMVSDEILGRAVKGITELITKKGLVSLDFADIRSIMSGSGMAMIGMGESDSGDRALESVHEALSSPLLDIDISNATGALVNISGSSDLTLHEAEKIVQVVADKLDPEANIIWGTQIDESLQNMVRTTVVVSGIDANSEPGNEPDVDYSEESAETESANDQLDDFIDGIF